Sequence from the Thermoanaerobacter uzonensis DSM 18761 genome:
GTTCATGGGCAAGTAGGAGTTACTTGGGTAAAATCTTTAGGAGCAAATTTGATCGTTGTTGTAGATGATGAAGTAGCTAATGATCCTTTACAGCAGCAGCTGATGAAGATGACAGCAGAAATGGCAGGTGTAGGGATTCGTTTTTTTACCATAGAACACACTATAAATATAATTCACAAAGCTTCTCCAACTCAGAAAATTTTTATAGTGTGCAAAACTCCGCAAGTTGTTAGAAAATTAGTAGATGGGGGAGTACCTATAAAAGAAGTGAATGTTGGTAATATGCATTTTTCACCAGGTAAAAAACAACTAAGTAAAAAAGTATATGTAGATGACAATGATTTAGAAGATTTGCACTATATAAGTTCAAAAGGGGTGGAAGTGTATATACAAGATACTCCTGACGATAAAAAAGAATATTTACAATGAGGAGGTTTGATTGAATGCATAGCATTACATTGATGCAAGCTTTGCTTTTAACTTTAATGGCGATAATAGTAGGTGTGGATTTTTGGCTTGAAGCATTTTTCCTTTTTAGACCGATAATTGTTGGAACTTTAACGGGATTGATACTTGGTGATGTACACACAGGCTTAATTGCTGGTGGGTTAACTGAACTGGCATTTGCAGGATTAACACCCGCTGGAGGAACGCAACCACCCAATCCAATTTTAGCAGGATTAATGACAACAGTTATTGCTTTTACAACAGGTGCAGATCCTAAAACAGCAATAGGATTAGCATTACCTTTTAGTTTTCTAATGCAGTATATTATTTTATTCTATTAC
This genomic interval carries:
- the agaB gene encoding PTS galactosamine transporter subunit IIB — encoded protein: MSVPNILLTRIDNRLVHGQVGVTWVKSLGANLIVVVDDEVANDPLQQQLMKMTAEMAGVGIRFFTIEHTINIIHKASPTQKIFIVCKTPQVVRKLVDGGVPIKEVNVGNMHFSPGKKQLSKKVYVDDNDLEDLHYISSKGVEVYIQDTPDDKKEYLQ